The genomic segment CCTCGGCAACCGGTGTCGAGCGATTGTCACTGAAAAACCTCAGCTTCGAGCACTCGAATACCACCGCCACCACCCGTGGCGGCGCCGTACAGCTGGACGGCAGGAGCATCCGCATCGAGAACGTCCAGATTCGTCGCGCCGACGGCACCTGCCTGGGGCTGAACGGAGCCGATCACGAGATCATCAGCAGCAACTTCAGCGAATGTGGCCAGACCGGCCTCGGCGGCCGAGGTTCGGGCTGGAAGATCGTCGACGTCACCGTCAGCCGGAACAACACCCGCGGCTTCAACAAGTGGTGGGAGGCAGGTGGTGCCAAGTTTGTCGGCGACGGTGGCCTGAACAACTCGACGATCACGCGCTTCAAGGCAACGAACAACCACGGCGATGGCCTCTGGTTCGACTGGAAGAACCGCAACAACCGCGTCACCGACTCGTTGCTCGCCTTCAACTCCGGATTCGGCCTGCATCTGGAGATGTGTCAGGGTTTCCTGGTGGACAACAACATCGTCGTCGGCAATCGCCAGCGCGGAATCTACCTGCGCCAGACCTCGTTCAGTACCCTGGTGTTCAACCTGGTCGCCCACAACGGGCTCGACGGCATAGCCATCGTCGATGAGGGTCAGCGCGATCCGCGCGGCGAAATGGATTTCTCGGTGCGGAACAACTGGGTGATGGGGAACGTGATCGCAGGCAACGAGATCGCGTTGACCATGCCGTCGCCGCTGGCAGACAACCGCAGCGACGGCAACCTGTTCGCAGCCGATGACAAGGCAAGCGCCTTGCGGATCGGCTGGACCCGGAATCTCGGCAAGGCCGAATGGATCGAGTCCGGTCTCGATGCCAACAGTGAATGGCTCATGTTGCCAGTGGGGCGACGCCGCGAGGCTGATGTCCGGCAGCCGCTCGCTGGACAGCTGGCATGGTACGGCGCGTCACGCACGCGGATGGGTGCGGTCGCCGCCGGGCCGCTGGCTGCACTCGCGCAGAGGGCACCGGCGCTGAAGGTGGGTGCCGGTGCGCGCCCCGGGCCCGCCGTGAGCACCTGGCTGCCACGGTGAGCCACGGCGGGTCGCCACGTTGCTCTGCCGCCATGGACGGGGCGCGACCGTAGCCGTCGGATCGATCACTGGCGACCTGTGACTTAGCACACGCGCCGGAAGCGGGCTAGGACGCAGGATCCGGTCGATTGAAACGACCGCCAGCGTCGGCCAGAGATGTTTCGCCGCTGACCCTTCCTTGCAGGTGCACGCTTGAACCCGAAATCGATTGGTGCGCTCCCTGTCCCGCGGCTCCGGGCGCAACCGGACTTCGTCGTCGACGGCTGGACGGGTTGCAGTGGTGGACGGACTCGGCAACTGGCCGACCATGGCTCGCTCCCGCAACGGCTCGGTCAGGCGCACTCCCAGCCGCGATGAGTCGCAGGTGATCAGGACACGGACCCCCACCGGCAACCGTACGACAGACCCGGTTGAAAGGCCGTGGTGTGCCGCGGGCACCCGGCTGGCGTCGGACTTGCCATGAGCGCGACAAGCGTCGCCATCCGGCCCGGGCTCTTGGCGCTGGCGGACCAGGTCGTCGTCTCTGGCTGCAATTTCCTGACCGCCTTGTTCCTCGCACGCACGCTGGACAGCGATTCGTTCGGCCATTACAGCCTCGCGT from the Accumulibacter sp. genome contains:
- a CDS encoding right-handed parallel beta-helix repeat-containing protein, whose product is MTIAAAMNRLQPGDHVLIAAGVYREPILLPARSWSGSARTLIEGDAQGRTLIKGSTVVRLWQAAGPGRFVAPMGHEPEQVHVDDQPLQQIGGSVFDGYPGRPDHPLAALHAGNGGIWPGRVDGDRESMPVNSFHYDRVLGNVMIRVPADSLAGHTVEVAALQRLASATGVERLSLKNLSFEHSNTTATTRGGAVQLDGRSIRIENVQIRRADGTCLGLNGADHEIISSNFSECGQTGLGGRGSGWKIVDVTVSRNNTRGFNKWWEAGGAKFVGDGGLNNSTITRFKATNNHGDGLWFDWKNRNNRVTDSLLAFNSGFGLHLEMCQGFLVDNNIVVGNRQRGIYLRQTSFSTLVFNLVAHNGLDGIAIVDEGQRDPRGEMDFSVRNNWVMGNVIAGNEIALTMPSPLADNRSDGNLFAADDKASALRIGWTRNLGKAEWIESGLDANSEWLMLPVGRRREADVRQPLAGQLAWYGASRTRMGAVAAGPLAALAQRAPALKVGAGARPGPAVSTWLPR